A genomic region of Alistipes megaguti contains the following coding sequences:
- a CDS encoding LysO family transporter yields MFRILFLLFAGIGVGYLLRRRPLVHKTEIGVQATIATLLFVFGCSIGSNHELIHSLGQYGGQALLIAALATAGSLVAGWAAQRFIFGKGGRR; encoded by the coding sequence ATGTTTCGAATTCTGTTTCTCCTCTTCGCAGGAATCGGGGTCGGTTATCTGTTGCGCCGACGCCCGCTCGTTCATAAAACCGAAATCGGGGTACAGGCGACCATCGCTACCCTGCTCTTCGTCTTCGGCTGCTCGATCGGATCAAACCATGAGCTGATCCACAGCCTCGGCCAATACGGCGGACAGGCCCTGCTGATCGCCGCACTGGCTACGGCCGGAAGCCTTGTGGCCGGATGGGCCGCTCAGCGTTTCATCTTTGGGAAAGGAGGTCGCCGATGA